TTCATGTCAAGCCGTCATGACCCATCGGGTCACCACAAAGCATGAAAATATTATTTAACCGTGGAGTTAGCTCGTCATTATAGCGAAAGCCGGAATCCAGGCTAAAAAAAATCCGTAACCCCTCCTGGATGCCGGATAGAGCCTGCCCCGTACTTGATACGGGGTCCGGCATGACGGAGAACATACAAGCCTGGAGGTTAATCCAGGGTTATTTTCGAACCAAGACGATCTTAATAAAACCTCCAAACCCGGCTGGTTCTTCATAGACAATTTTAAGAGTAGTGGAGTCGAGAATAGGGCCTAACTGACGAGTGATGTTGGTAGCGATTACATTGGTAAAGAGGTTTAATAACTTCCGCCCCCAAGAAGGTTTTTGGTTATCGGGAAGAAATTTATCAAAAATGACGGCCCGCCCCTCTTTCTTCAAGACCCGTTCCACCTCCTGAATACAGCGGATGGGGTCAGGAATGATGGCCAGGACAAGGTGGAGGATAACCGCATCAAAAGACTCCGGATCATATTGAAGATTCTGCCCATCCATCACCTCGGCTTTTACCTTCAAGCCGAGTCTATTGGCTCGCCGGGCCAATTGCTGCACCATGGCCGAGGTAATATCATTGGCCTCTATGCTGATATCATTAGGAAGAAACTCCAGATCCAATCCTGTCCCGGCACCTACAATAAGCACCCTTTCTTCGGATTTCAAATCCAGCAGCTCAATGGAACGACGTCTCTGGGCAGCAAACCATCGGGCGGCCAGGTCATAAAAAGGCGCATAAAGAGAATAGCGAATCCGGTTCCAGGTGTTGGTATTAATCCTCATAAAAATATCATAGACCATTTACCCGGACAAATCCACATTTCCATAACCCTGGTTAAAACTCCTAAGAGTGTTTTGACAGACCAATTTCATTGTGCTAAATAAGATGTCTGATGATCGTGTTACAGAAATGAAATTTTTATATTAATAAAATAGGACCAGAATAGATCAGGTATCTTGCCGGATAGCAGGAAAAAACCATGCGACTAATTGTTCAAAGGGTCAGGGAAGCCCGGGTTACGGTCAACAGGGAGACGGTCGGGGAAATCGGCCCGGGTCTGCTGGTTTTTTTGGGTGTAGGCAGAGAAGATACCGAAGCCGATGTAAATTATTTAGTGGAAAAGGTCCTTAATCTCCGTATCTTCTCCGATACCCAGGGAA
This genomic stretch from Deltaproteobacteria bacterium harbors:
- a CDS encoding methyltransferase domain-containing protein encodes the protein MRINTNTWNRIRYSLYAPFYDLAARWFAAQRRRSIELLDLKSEERVLIVGAGTGLDLEFLPNDISIEANDITSAMVQQLARRANRLGLKVKAEVMDGQNLQYDPESFDAVILHLVLAIIPDPIRCIQEVERVLKKEGRAVIFDKFLPDNQKPSWGRKLLNLFTNVIATNITRQLGPILDSTTLKIVYEEPAGFGGFIKIVLVRK